The Arthrobacter oryzae DNA window CGGAAGTAGCCCCGAGGCCCGCATCCGCCGCGCAATATCCAGGCCGTGGAGGTCGGGGAGGTTCATGTCCAGGAGGACGAGTTCCACGGGGTTGCCGGCGGCGGCAAATTCCGCCAGGAGGCGGAGCGCCGATTGGCCGTCGGGGGCCGTGCCGGCCAGCGAGAAACCCGGGAGCCTGCCCAGGTAGGCGCCGTGGGCTGCCGCGGCCACCGGTTCGTCCTCGACGACGAGGACTCGGATATCACTCATGAAATCTCCTTGGTGGTGCCGGCTGCTGGAAGGAAGATGTGAAAATGCGCCCCCCGGGGATTCGTGATGGCCATGGTGCCGCCCAGCCGGTGGACGGCCTGCCTGACCAGTGCCAGGCCCAGGCCCCGGCCGTACTTGCCGGCGGGCTTCGTGCTGAACCCATACCGGAACACGTCCTCCACGGCATCGGGGTCGATGCCGTGTCCGGAGTCCTCCACGGTGATCTCTATGCCCCGGACGCCGGACTCCACTGACAGTTCCACCCATTTGGGCGCCGGAGCGTCGGCCGCCGCGTCGATGGCGTTGTCCAGCAGGTTGCCAAGAATGGTCACCAGGTCCTGGACGGCGACGCCGGCAGTCCCTGCGGTGCTGTTCGCCTGAAGGCCAAGTTCCACGCCGCGCTCGTGCGCCTCAGCTGCCTTTCCCATGAGGAGGGCACCGAGTACGGGTTCTTCAATGGCACCCACCATCTCATCGGTGAGCTGCTGGCTGAGCTCCAGGTCCTTGGTGGCAAAATCCAGGGCCTCGTCCGCCAGCCCCAGTTCCATCAGCGACACGATGGTGTGGAGGCGGTTGGCGTGCTCGTGGGTCTGGGCCCGGAGCGCGTCGGACAGCGTGCGCATGGTTTCCAGTTCGCTGCCGAGGGACTCGATCTCCGTGCGGTCGCGGATGGTTGCCACGGTACCGAAAACAGCCGGACGCTGGCGGCCGGCCGAGGATGACGGACCCACCGCGGGCCCCTGGTTGATCACCAAAACGCGCGGTCCGGCCAGATGGATTTCGTCCTTCGCGGTCCGTCCGGATTCGAACAGGTCCTTCAGGCTGGGTGCCAGCGGGAGGTCGCTGAGCGGGGCCGCATCGGCGGGGTCGCTCCCGGACGGCCGTGGCGCGAGCCCAAGGAGCTCGGCGGCCTGGTCGTTGTACATCACCACCCGCCCCTTGGAGTCGATCAGGATGACACCTTCACGGACGGAATGAAGGACGGACTCGTAGTACGCGAACAGCTGGGCGAGTTGCTCGGGCCCCCAGCCCCGCGTGACGTTGCGCAGGTACCGGCCCAGGACCCAGGACGCCACTGAACCGCCCACCAGGAGAGCGAAGGCGATGGCCAGCAGGGCCGGAAGGCGGCCCGAGACGGCGACATCAACGGTCCGGACCGTTACCCCGGCAGCCACCAGGGCCTTCACGTTTCCCGACTGGTCCTTCACGGGTGCAATGGTGCGCACCGACGGCCCCAGCGTCCCGGCCGTGATTTCGGTAAACACCTGTCCGTTCAGGGCGGCATCAATCGATCCTATGTACGGCCTCCCCAGTTCCTCGCTGCGCGGGTGGGTCCACCTGGTCCGGTCCGGAGCCATGATGGTGATGAAATCCACGTCGGCGTCGGCCATCACGTCCAGGGCATAGGGCTGCAGCACCGCGGACGGGTCCGGCTGCCCGGCAGCCTGCAGCACTAGGGGATTGTCGGCAACGGACGTGGCGATCCCGGACATCCGGCGGCCGGCCTCGTCGTAGGCATGGTCCCGGGCATCGATGAAGGTGGCCGTTCCCACCGTGGCGGTCAGGGCGAGCATAAACAGCAAATGCGCCACGAACAGCCGGCGCGCAATGCTCCATTTGTGCCTCATGCCAACCTTCCACGACCAATATGAACGCAACGGTGAGCCAGGTCACGCCATGCCCAATGATGGATATCACACCGGACGGACGTGTGGAGCCCAGAGACTGTGCCGCAACGTCTTCCAGATTATCCATAAGGAGACACATCATGGCTTCTCAAAGAGGAGAGTCAGCTTCGCCTGTCAAGGCTAAGCGCAAAGGACTCGACAAGTCGCACTACCTCTACATCGCCGTCATCGCCGCCGTGATCCTCGGCGCAGTGGTCGGACTCATGTTCCCGGAGGTCGGGAAATCCCTTAAGCCGCTGGGCGACGGGTTCATCAAGCTGATCAAGATGATGATTGCGCCCATCATCTTCTGCACCATCGTCCTGGGCATCGGCTCCATCGCGAAGGCGGCCACGGTGGGCAAGGTCGGTGGCCTGGCGCTGGGATACTTCGTTCTCATGTCCACCTTCGCGCTCGCCATCGGCCTGGTGGTTGGCAACCTGATCCACCCGGGCGAGGGCCTGAAGCTGGCGCCGTACGATCCTTCCAAGAAGGCAGAAGTCGACAGCACCGTCGCCTTCCTCCTCGGGATCATCCCGGGAGACATTCCGGTCCTTCCGACGCTCTTTGCCGCACTCCTCGTAGGCTTCGCCCTGCAGAAGATGGGCCCGCAGGGTGCGCCGGTACTCAAGGCCATCGGCCACGGCCAGGCTGTCGTGTTCCGCATCCTCATCATGATCATGTGGCTTGCCCCGGTGGGCGCCTTCGGTGCAATCGCCGCCGTCGTGGGAGCCACCGGCGTCCAAGCCATCGTCAGCATGTTCACCCTGATGGCCGCCTTCTACATCACCTGCGCACTGTTCATCGTGATCATCCTTGGCGGGTTGCTGCAGGTCGTGGCAGGCGTCAACATCTTCCGCCTCATGAAGTACCTGGCCCGCGAATACCTGCTGATCTTCTCCACGTCCTCCTCCGAGGCCGCCCTGCCCCGCCTCATCGCCAAGATGGAGCACCTGGGTGTCTCCAAGCCGGTTGTCGGCGTCACGGTTCCCACCGGATACTCCTTCAACCTTGACGGCACGGCCATCTACCTGACCATGGCGTCCCTGTTCGTGGCCAACGCCATGGGCACCCCGCTGGACCTGGGCGCCCAGGTTTCGCTGCTGGTCTTCATGATCATCGCCTCCAAGGGCGCAGCAGGCGTCACCGGTGCCGGCCTGGCCACCCTGGCCGCAGGCCTGCAGGCCCACAAGCCGGAACTGCTCGGCGGCGTCGGCATGATCGTCGGCATCGACCGCTTTATGTCCGAGGCCCGCGCCCTGACCAACTTCACCGGCAACGCGGTCGCCACGGTCCTGATCGGCACCTGGGTCAAGGAGATCGACGGCGGCCAGGTGGAACGTGTCCTGTCCGGCGCGGAGCCCTTCGACGAGCAGACCATGATCCCCGGCCACCACGTGGAGCAGGAAGCTCCGGCTGCACCGGTTCCCGCCAACGCCTGAACCGGAACATCCGGAACATCCGGAACATCCGGAACATACTGCAGGAAAATAGAACTAACGCAGTAGCAGAAAAAGCAAAGACCGCCCGTACAGGATCCTCCTGTACGGGCGGTTTTTTGCACGGACGACCCAAACCTTCGACCTTTACCAGAAGGTAAAGGCTCAATCAAGGGCGCGTGTCAAGTTCCGTTGAATCACTGATGCGGCGCTGTAACCTTGGTGGGAAGGAACCATCGGCGCTGGAGATTCAGCGGCAGGACATCAACGTCATCGAAAGTGTGGATAGATACGTGAGCAGCGAACAGGGTTCAGCAACTCTGGAAGGCACCGAACTCGATCTGGAAGACGCCGTCATGGGTCCTACCGGGCGCCCCTACCGCGAATTCCCCGAGCCTGCGCCACTGTCGTCCCATGGCCCCGCCCGCGTGATCGCCATGGTGAACCAGAAAGGCGGCGTCGGCAAAACGACCTCCACGATTAACCTGGCTGCTGCGCTCGCCGAATACGGCCGCCGGGTCCTGCTGGTGGACTTTGATCCCCAGGGGGCACTGTCCGCAGGCCTTGGGACGAACCCGCATGAACTGGACCTGACGGTCTACAACGTCCTGATGGACCGCAAAGTGGACATCCGTGACGCCATCCAGCACACCGGCGTCGAAAACGTCGACCTGCTTCCGGCGAACATCGACCTCTCGGCCGCGGAAGTGCAGCTGGTCAACGAAGTTGCGCGCGAGCAGGTGCTGGACCGTGCCCTGAAAAAAGTGGAGGACGATTACGACGTCGTCCTGATCGACTGCCAGCCGTCGCTCGGCCTGCTGACGGTCAACGCCCTCACCGCCGCCCACGGAGTCATCATTCCGCTGATCTGCGAGTTCTTCGCGCTGCGGGCAGTGGCGCTTCTGGTGGAAACCATCGACAAGGTCCAGGACCGGCTGAACCCGAGGCTCCAGGTGGACGGGGTCCTGGCCACGATGTATGACGCCCGCACCCTGCACAGCCGCGAAGTCATCAGCCGGCTGGTGGAAGCCTTCGGAGATAAAGTCTTCGAGACCGTCATCAAGCGCTCCATCAAGTTTGCCGACGCCACGGTGGCCGCGGAGCCAATCACCAGCTACGCCGCCAACCACATCGGTGCCGACGCCTACCGCCGCCTGGCCAAGGAGCTGATTTCGCGCGGCGGCGCGCCCTAGCCAAGGCCGTGGCACTGGCAGGCACGCCGCTCGCGGAGCCGGCGAAAAAATCCGGCTTCGAAGTGCGGCTCGCCAACTTCACCGGACCCTTCGACCTGCTGCTCGGCCTCATCAGCAAGCATCAGCTGGACATCACCGAGGTTGCCCTGGCCACGGTGACCGATGAATTCATCAAGTACATCCGCAACCTCCAGCAGCTGGGGGAGGAATGGGCGCTGGATGAAGCCAGCGAATTCCTGGTCATTGCCGCCACGCTTTTGGACCTCAAGGCCGCCCGGCTCCTGCCGGCAGGTGAAGTGGAGGACGACGAAGACGTCGCCCTGCTCGAAGCTCGTGACCTCCTCTTTGCCCGGCTGCTCCAATACAAGGCCTTCAAGCAGGTGGCCGGCCTGATCAACTCCACCCTTGAACTCGAGGCCCGCAGCTACCCCCGCCAGGTCGCACTGGAACCCGGGTTCGCGGCATTGCTTCCGGAACTCGTGTGGCGCCACACACCAGCGCAGTTCGCTGCCCTCGCGGAGGCGGCGCTGAAACCCAGGGAAGCGGCGCCGACCGAGGTTGGCCTGGCGCACCTGCACGGGAGCGCCGTGAGCGTCAAGGAACAGGCTGAAATCCTTGGGCTGAAGCTTCAGGCGGGAAAGCCGCTGTCCTTCCGGGCACTGATCGCCGATGCTGAATCAACGATGGTTGTGGTGGCCCGCTTCCTGGCGCTCCTGGAAATGTTCAGGGACACGGTGGTTGCGTTCGACCAGCTGCTCCCTCTGGGCGACCTGACAGTGCACTGGACGGCGGGACACGATCATTGGAGCAGTGACAATCTCAGCGAAGAATACGAGGAGCAGCCTTGAGCGCCACCACACCGGATCCGGCAAGCAGCGCGGAGGCGGACAGCGGACTGAACGTTGCTGAACTCCCCGGCGGCGCGCATGCCGCCCTCGAAGCTGTGCTGATGGTCATTGACCAGCCGGCCACCGCCGTCGAACTGGCCACAGGGCTCAACCTTACCGTCGACGCCGTCGAGCAGCTCCTGGCGGAACTTCAGCGTGAGTATAACGGCTATACTGTTAATGCCCCGGACTCGGACGTGGCCAGCGCAGATGGTATCAATACTGGTATCAACACTGTTGGCCACACATCCAGACCCCGGGGTTTTGAATTGCGGAATATCGCCGGAGGCTGGCGCATCTATTCCCGCGCGGATTTCGCCGACGTCGTCGGAGGGTTCGTGCTGGAGGGACAGACAGCCAGGCTGACGCAGGCGGCACTGGAAACGCTCGCCGTCATCGCTTACCGCCAGCCCGTATCAAGGGCCAGGGTGTCTGCAATTCGAGGAGTTAATGTTGACTCTGTCGTGCGGACGCTCATGCAGCGGGGACTCATCGAAGACTCGGGTACCGATCCCGAATCAGGGGCCGTCCTTTACCGCACGACGTCGTACTTCCTGGAACGCATGGGAATCGGCTCGGTGGCTGAGTTGCCGCAGCTTTCACCCCATCTTCCAGGGCTTGAAGGCATCGAAGAGTTCTACGACGCCGGAAGAATGTAGGCAGTATCCATGCCTGCGCACGAGAATCCACCAGGGCGGACTTAATCCGCCCGGCTGGCTAGTGTTGTCGGGAGACAACCAACGCCGGCCACCATAACGAAGGACGGGTCATGACACAGGCGGGACGCCAGGGTTCACCACGTAACAGTTCGGGACGCAATAGCGCCGGACAAAACAAGGCCGGACGCAATCCGGTACAGGGCGGCGGCAGCCGCGGAGGCGGGGCCGGCGGCGCCGGCTACAAAGGCGGCGGCGACCGCCCCTTCAAGCGCCCCAAGCCTCGCGAAGAGGCCTTCATCGATCCGGACCTGCAGGGTCCGGCGGGCGCACCGGCAGACCGCCCGGCAGCCGGTGACTGGAAGCAGGGCAAACCTGCAGCCCGGAAGCCCGGCGCACGCAAGCCCGGCGCCGGCAAGGAGCCCGGCACCCCGGGCGCCCTCAAGCCCAAGCCGCGGTCCGCTTCGGCGAAGACCTTCGGCACGCGCGCTTTCGGCGGCGAACGGTTCGGCCAGAACCTCGGCCCCGTCCGCAAGCCGTCGCGGAAGCGCGGACCCCGCGGCGACGTGCCGCAGTCCGAAATGCACGATGCCGACGGCATCCGCCTGCAGAAGGTCATGGCCTCCGCCGGCGTCGCTTCCCGGCGCGTGTGCGAGGAAATGATCTCGGAAGGCCGCGTGGAAGTGGACGGCAAGGTTGTCACCGAGCTCGGCGTCCGCGTCGACCCGAAGACCGCCGTGATCCACGTCGACGGCCTGCGCATCCAGCTGGACGAGAACATGGTCTACATGGTGTTCAACAAGCCCAAGGGTGTTGTGTCCACCATGGAGGACCCTGACGGCCGTCCGTGCATCAGCGACTTCGTCCGCAACACGCACGGCGAACGCCTCTTCCACGTGGGACGCCTCGACGTCGCCACCGAGGGCCTGCTGCTGCTGACGAACGACGGCGAACTCGCCAACCGTTTGACGCACCCGTCCTACGAGGTGCCAAAGACGTACCTGGTCCAGGTCCGCGGCCCGTTCCCGCAGGGAATCGGCGCGCAGCTCAAGGCCGGTGTTGAACTGGAGGACGGCTTCGCCTCGGTGGACTCGTTCAAGCTGGTGGACTCCACCCCGGGCCACGTGCTGATCGAGGTTGTGCTGCACTCCGGCAAGAACCGCATCGTCCGCCGCCTGTTCGACGCCGTCGGGTTCCCGGTACTCCGCCTGGTGCGGGTCAAGGTGGGCCCCATCGGCCTGGGCGACCAGCGCCAGGGGAGCATCCGCAACCTCGGCAAGCAGGAAGTCGGCCACCTGCTGGCATCCGTAGGGCTGTAGTCCATGTCTGCCTTTCGTACCCACGGACGCGGCCACCTGCGCGGCCCGGTGGTGGTTATCGGAACGGGACTGCTGGGGACCAGCATCGGCCTCGGACTCCGGGGCCGCGGCGTCTCGGTGTTCCTGTCCGACCCGTCACCCACCAACCAGGCGGTCGCCGTCGATATCGGGGCAGGCCTTCCGTTGTCGCGCCTTGGCGACGAGCAGCCCGAACTCGTTGTCGTGGCCGCTCCGCCGGACGTTACAGCGGACGTGGTGGAGCGCGCACTGACTGAGTACCCGGCCGCAACCGTGGTGGACATCGCCAGCGTCAAGGCCGGCATCCTGGCCGACCTTCGGGGGCGCGGCGTGGACCTTGCCCGCTACG harbors:
- a CDS encoding cation:dicarboxylate symporter family transporter; protein product: MASQRGESASPVKAKRKGLDKSHYLYIAVIAAVILGAVVGLMFPEVGKSLKPLGDGFIKLIKMMIAPIIFCTIVLGIGSIAKAATVGKVGGLALGYFVLMSTFALAIGLVVGNLIHPGEGLKLAPYDPSKKAEVDSTVAFLLGIIPGDIPVLPTLFAALLVGFALQKMGPQGAPVLKAIGHGQAVVFRILIMIMWLAPVGAFGAIAAVVGATGVQAIVSMFTLMAAFYITCALFIVIILGGLLQVVAGVNIFRLMKYLAREYLLIFSTSSSEAALPRLIAKMEHLGVSKPVVGVTVPTGYSFNLDGTAIYLTMASLFVANAMGTPLDLGAQVSLLVFMIIASKGAAGVTGAGLATLAAGLQAHKPELLGGVGMIVGIDRFMSEARALTNFTGNAVATVLIGTWVKEIDGGQVERVLSGAEPFDEQTMIPGHHVEQEAPAAPVPANA
- a CDS encoding pseudouridine synthase; this encodes MTQAGRQGSPRNSSGRNSAGQNKAGRNPVQGGGSRGGGAGGAGYKGGGDRPFKRPKPREEAFIDPDLQGPAGAPADRPAAGDWKQGKPAARKPGARKPGAGKEPGTPGALKPKPRSASAKTFGTRAFGGERFGQNLGPVRKPSRKRGPRGDVPQSEMHDADGIRLQKVMASAGVASRRVCEEMISEGRVEVDGKVVTELGVRVDPKTAVIHVDGLRIQLDENMVYMVFNKPKGVVSTMEDPDGRPCISDFVRNTHGERLFHVGRLDVATEGLLLLTNDGELANRLTHPSYEVPKTYLVQVRGPFPQGIGAQLKAGVELEDGFASVDSFKLVDSTPGHVLIEVVLHSGKNRIVRRLFDAVGFPVLRLVRVKVGPIGLGDQRQGSIRNLGKQEVGHLLASVGL
- a CDS encoding ParA family protein, yielding MSSEQGSATLEGTELDLEDAVMGPTGRPYREFPEPAPLSSHGPARVIAMVNQKGGVGKTTSTINLAAALAEYGRRVLLVDFDPQGALSAGLGTNPHELDLTVYNVLMDRKVDIRDAIQHTGVENVDLLPANIDLSAAEVQLVNEVAREQVLDRALKKVEDDYDVVLIDCQPSLGLLTVNALTAAHGVIIPLICEFFALRAVALLVETIDKVQDRLNPRLQVDGVLATMYDARTLHSREVISRLVEAFGDKVFETVIKRSIKFADATVAAEPITSYAANHIGADAYRRLAKELISRGGAP
- a CDS encoding sensor histidine kinase encodes the protein MRHKWSIARRLFVAHLLFMLALTATVGTATFIDARDHAYDEAGRRMSGIATSVADNPLVLQAAGQPDPSAVLQPYALDVMADADVDFITIMAPDRTRWTHPRSEELGRPYIGSIDAALNGQVFTEITAGTLGPSVRTIAPVKDQSGNVKALVAAGVTVRTVDVAVSGRLPALLAIAFALLVGGSVASWVLGRYLRNVTRGWGPEQLAQLFAYYESVLHSVREGVILIDSKGRVVMYNDQAAELLGLAPRPSGSDPADAAPLSDLPLAPSLKDLFESGRTAKDEIHLAGPRVLVINQGPAVGPSSSAGRQRPAVFGTVATIRDRTEIESLGSELETMRTLSDALRAQTHEHANRLHTIVSLMELGLADEALDFATKDLELSQQLTDEMVGAIEEPVLGALLMGKAAEAHERGVELGLQANSTAGTAGVAVQDLVTILGNLLDNAIDAAADAPAPKWVELSVESGVRGIEITVEDSGHGIDPDAVEDVFRYGFSTKPAGKYGRGLGLALVRQAVHRLGGTMAITNPRGAHFHIFLPAAGTTKEIS
- the scpB gene encoding SMC-Scp complex subunit ScpB, which produces MVIDQPATAVELATGLNLTVDAVEQLLAELQREYNGYTVNAPDSDVASADGINTGINTVGHTSRPRGFELRNIAGGWRIYSRADFADVVGGFVLEGQTARLTQAALETLAVIAYRQPVSRARVSAIRGVNVDSVVRTLMQRGLIEDSGTDPESGAVLYRTTSYFLERMGIGSVAELPQLSPHLPGLEGIEEFYDAGRM
- a CDS encoding segregation and condensation protein A, translated to MALAGTPLAEPAKKSGFEVRLANFTGPFDLLLGLISKHQLDITEVALATVTDEFIKYIRNLQQLGEEWALDEASEFLVIAATLLDLKAARLLPAGEVEDDEDVALLEARDLLFARLLQYKAFKQVAGLINSTLELEARSYPRQVALEPGFAALLPELVWRHTPAQFAALAEAALKPREAAPTEVGLAHLHGSAVSVKEQAEILGLKLQAGKPLSFRALIADAESTMVVVARFLALLEMFRDTVVAFDQLLPLGDLTVHWTAGHDHWSSDNLSEEYEEQP